The Myxococcales bacterium genome includes the window CCGTCCACCTTGGTATATTTCTTATTTGGCACCCAAGACTGCTCGAGCGCCGTGCCGCAGGGCTACCTGTACTACGATGTGATTGCGAGCAAGAAAGAAGCGGCCACCGTCGACGCGGGGCATGCCGTGCCGGCGAGCCTCGAGGGCATGAGCGCGATCGCCGACGTCATCGACCTCAACTGCTTCTAAGCGTTAGGGCACAAGACCTCCCGTCGTCTTTGCCGCCCACGCTGCGCTAACGCGACGCCGACGGGGCAGGGTTACGAGGCGCGCCGTACGTGCCGCTCAAAACCATCGAAGCCTCGCCGCGCCGCACCGTAATGCGCACCTGCGTCCCTGGCTTGGCGGCACTTAGCACGGCCATGAGGTCCTCGACGTTGCGGATGGCCACCTCATCGAGCTTGATGATGCGGTCGCCCGCACGCACGCCGGCATTCGCGGCGGCGCCACCGGGAATAACATCCGAGACCAACATGCCCACCGGCGCCGAGGGGTCATCATTGTACGAGGGAATGGTCCCCAGCGAGGCGGAAATGCCGCGCACGCCACCCTGTGGCGGGGGCGCCTTGGATTTGACCAAGGTCAGCTTGCCACGCGCGCCACCGACGAGCTGCTGCGCGAGGTCCGCCACCACATGCGCGACTACCGCGGCGCCGGCGAAATTGATGGTGCCAAACACATCGGAAGGGCGGTGATAGTCGAGGTGTGAGCCGGTGAAGAAGTGCAAGACCGGCACACCCGCGATGTAGAAAGGCATGTGGTCCGACGGCCCGTAGCCGGTGCCGCCGACGTCACAGGTAACGTTTGCCGCCGCGCACCGTGGTCACCAGGCGCTGCCATTCTTTGGCCGAATCGGCGCCCAGCACGGTAAGCGCGTTAGCGCGCATGCGCCCGACCATGTCCATATTGATCATCGCGGCGAACTTGATCCCTGCGTGCTTTACAAAATATGTCGAGCCCAGGACGCCCATTTCCTCGGCGGAAAACGCGACGAAGTAGATGTCGCGCTCGCGAGGTGCGGTAGAGGCGGCAAGGCGCCTCGCGACCTCAAGCATTACCGCGACGCCCGACGCGTTGTCGTCCGCGCCAGGGTGAATCGCGCGGCCCGGGGCAAGCGATGCGGCGCCGCCATAGCCGAGGTGATCGAGGTGGGCACCAATGACGATGGCGGGTCCTCGCCCACCGCTCGCGGACGTGGCGCGTAACTTGCCAATCAGGTTGTGCGTGGTGACCTTCTTGGCGACGAGCTCGACGCGCAATTCGATCGTCTTAGCCGCATCGAGCTGACGAGCGAGCGCGCGGGTCGCGGCGATCGCGATGATGCCCGCGTCGGCGCCGCTGCGCGTACCAACCAGCTCGGGCAGCGCGGCTTCTTTGGCGCCCGGGTCGCCATCGTCGACAATAATGATCGCCTTGGCGCCTTGCGTGCGCGCCGTGCGCAGCTTGCTCGCGAAGTCGCCGCTCGCTGGCGCGGCATGCGAGGTGCTAGCGCTCGTGCTCGCGGCCGCGCCGTCTCCGGCAGCCTGCGCGGGGGCAAATCGATGCACGAGCACGACGCCATCCTTGACGCTAAGCTTGTCATAGTCGCTGGCGACGCCCTTGCCTGGCAGGCCGCGTCCCCATCCCGCGCGCGTCGGCTTGCCTGCGGCGACGCCATTTGCCGACGCCAGCAGTGGCGTCCATTGCGTATTATCAACGGCGACGCCATCGATCAGCAAAGGTGCTCGTCGGCGCTCGCTCCATCGCAACGGTAACCTCAAAGGGTTGGCGAAACCCTTGCGCCCCCGCCGGCGTCAACTTAAGCGTCGAAAAGTGAAGCTCGACGAGGCCGATGCTCTTTTCGAGGCCTGCGGTGCCAACGCCACGCCCTTCCATGGCGGGATGTGCGAGGGCGCGGACGGTGCTCGCGATCGCGTCCGCCGCGTCGGCAATCTTGTGCGCAACATGCGGCACGACGATTTCTTTTTTCGCTAAGCCGTCGGTCGCGCCGTCAACGCCACCCGCGCCGCTATCGGGGCCGACTTCATCGACCCAATCGGCGAGGAACACGTTGGTATCGTTCGGGCCGGCTGGCGCGCCGGTGGCGCGGTAGACCGTGCTGCCATCGGCCAGGGTTTGCACGTCGCGCCGATTGTACGAAAACGCCAACGTCTTGCCGTCGGGCGAGAACATGGGAAAGCCGTCAAAGCCGGCGGCAAAGGTGATTTGTTCGAGCCCCGTGCCATTGCGGTTGATCGCGAACAAGTTAAATTCGCGCCCCTTGGGATCGGGATAGTTTGACGAGAACAAGATACGGCGGCCGTTTGGATGAAAAAATGGCGCAAACGACGCGACCCCGAGATACGTAATTTGCCGCGCGTCGCTGCCGTCGGCGTTGGCCACCCACAGCTCAAGTTGGGTCGGGCGCACGAGGTTCTCGCGCAGCAAGGCCTGGTAGTCGGCGAGCGCGGCGCCTTGGGGCCGCGAGGCGCGCCACACGATCTGGCTGCAGTCTGGCGAAAAAAAGGCGCCGCCGTCGTAACCGGCATCATGCGTTAGCCGCGCGACGTTCTTGCCATCGCCGTCCATGCGATACAGCTCGAGGTCGCCATCGCGGGTCGACGTAAAAATAATGCTGCCGTCTTTGCCACACACGGTCGCCTCGGCGTCGTAGCCAGGCGAGTTGGTCAGCGCGATCGGCGTGGCGCTGCCGGGCTTGGCCTTGAAGATCTCATAGTCATAAAGCGCCCACACATAGCCCTTGGACATGTCGGGCGGCTTAGGGCATTCGGGCGCAAGGTGATGCGTCGAGGCATAGATGATCTCGCCGTCGCCCGCCGCATAATGTGCGCAGGTGGTGCGCCCTGTGCCGGTCGAAGCTAGCTGCGGCGTGACATCGCCGGTTACGTTCATCGTCATGATTTGGTCGCACCCCATGCCGGCGCGCGTCGTCTGAAAGCTCAGGGCTTCGCCGCCAAACGACCAATACGCCTCCGCATTTTCGCCGCCAAAGGTTAGCTGCCTCAAATTAGCGAGATGGACCTCTTTGGGATCGCGCAGCATGTCGACGTCGGCGGCGGCGAGGCCCGGGGCGTCGTCATCCGTCGGCGCCGCCGTGGGGGATGCGGCGGGCGCGGGGCGTGGTTTCGGCCCGGGCGCCTTGCCAGCACAGGCAAGGCCCATCGCGGCGAGCAGACATGTGGCAGACGTTACAGTTGCGTTCATAACGGCGCGTCTATACCACGACCGCCGACACACGCGCACACGTGATTCTAGCGACTTGGCTCGCGACCCGCACGCATTTATTTGCACCTGGCGCCAAGTTGCTGATAATAGAAACATGGGACTTTCTGTACATGAATCAGTGGATGGTTACTTCCACGAGGTCGTGTGCGACGCGCTGCAAGCGGTAGACGTCACGACCTCCAGCCCGGCCGAATGGTATCTCGTCTCGCTGCTTGGCGACTTCGCCACCCAGCGCATCACCGACGAGCCGTTGGCCTTGCGCCTGGCCGGCACGATCTACGCGCCGCCGGTGGAGCGGGTCAAGGCGCTCAAGGAAGTCGGCGACACCTCGCTGTATGTCGCGGGTTTTTTTGGCGATTCGCTAAACAAGAGCCTGGTCGGGAAAGACTATTACTGCGGCATCGGGGCCACCGCGTACCGCGAGCTTTCGGGCCGCATGGATGGCACGCTGACCGAGGTCTACGACGAGCTGTCATCAAAGTTTCCCGGCTTTGTCGAAGTGCTCGCCGAGGTGCGACGCCGGGTTGATATCGCCTCGGGCGACGTGGTGAAGATCTATGAGCGCTGGATCGCGCAACGCGACGAGCGTGCCGAGCAGGCGCTGCGCGACATGGGCGTCGTGCTGGTGACCAGTAACAAGCGCGGCGGCACCGGTGGAGATTTTGAGTGAGAGGGCTTGGCGTCCTTATCGATTTGCAACAGAGCCTTGAAGACATTTACCGCGTCGAGGCGGGCGTCGACGTGCGGTCGTTCCTGATTGACCGCGACACGCGCGACCATTTGACTGGCCCAAGCGAGGTGCAGGAGCAACTTTTGGTGCTCGATGACGGGCAAGGCGATGAGCTCGCGTTGGCGCTCTATCTCGATGCGGATCTGTTGGTCCGGTTGGAGGCCTCGCGCCACGAACCCGCACGCGACTTTTCCGCGTTTCTCCTCGCGCTCGAGGGCGTCAGCCATTTTGTCTATGCCGCGCATTGTGCAAGGCAGGGCCGCGCGACCTCGCAGCTTGAGCTTGAGCTGCAAGCCGAAGTCGACAAGTACGCCGCGTGTTTTTTGGCGGCGCCGGTGGCGGCGCACGGTGGCTCGGCGCAGCTGCGCGACCGCCTCTATCGTCAATTCGATCTGGAGGCATCATTGTCGCCCGATGAGGTGTCGCGGTACCTCGCCGCCAACGACAATGCGGCGCGCTATAGCGAGCGACTCGAGCGCCGCTTTGTCGCGCGCGGGGCGGTAGAGCCGATGATCGCCGAGCTGCGACGGTTCTATCGCGCAAGCCTTCCACAAAAACTCGACCACATCGCGCGCGCCGCGTAACAGAAACGTCTAAGCCAGCACGATGTTGTCGATGAGGCGCGTGGCGCCGACAAAGGCGGCGACGGCGATCACGGTGGGGCCGGCCACGACGTCAACCGCGGCAAGCGTTGCCGCGTCGCGCACGTCGAGATAGTCGAGGGTGAGGGCGGCGCCATGGGCGGCCATGGGCGCAAGCGCCGCGGCGCGCAGGGCGGCGGCGTCGCGCTCGCCGGCGGCATAGCGCGCCTGGGCCGCGCGCAGTCCCTGCGACAGCGAAATCGCCACGATCCGCTGCGCCGGCGTGAGATAGACGTTGCGCGATGACATCGCTAATCCGTCCGGTTCTCGGACAATTGGCATGCCGGCGACCTCGACGTTGAAATTCAGGTCGGCTGCCATGCGCCGAATCACCGCGAGCTGCTGGAAATCTTTTTCGCCAAACAGCGCGACGTGTGGCCGCGTCAGATTAAACAGCTTCGCCACCACGGTCGCGACGCCGGTAAAGTGTTCCGGCCTTGTGACACCGCACATCGGCACTTGCAGCTCGCGCACGGTGACAAAGGTCTGGCTGCCTGCGGGATACATGGCGGTGGCGTCGGGACAAAAAGCAATGTCGAGGCCGCAGCTCGCCGCCTTGGCCAGGTCGCCCGCCTCATCGCGAGGATAGCGCGACAGGTCTTCATTGGCGCCAAACTGCGTCGGATTGACAAAAATCGTCAAGATGACGACGTCGGCGCGTCGCCTGGCCTCGCGCAACAGCGACAGGTGGCCTTCATGGAGGTAGCCCATCGTGGGTACGACGGCGAGGCGCTGGCCGCGGGCGCGCGCCGCCTCGGCAAAGGCTTGCATGGCGGCCGGCTCGCGAATGATTTGATAGCTGGCCATGCTGCCTAGGCCTTGCTGGCGCCCGCGGGTGACGCCGGCGACGAGTATGGCGCGGCGTCGGTGCCGCCCGTCGGCCGCGCCGCGAAGCTTTCCGTTTCGGCGGGAAACGCACCCGCCCGCACGTCGGCGATGTATCGCGCGGTCGCGTCGGTAATGGTGCTGCCGACATCGGCGTAGCGGCGAACAAACTTTGGCTTGAACGAGGCGTCCATGCCGAGCATGTCGTAGACGACCAAGACTTGCCCATCGCAGCCCGCGCCCGCACCAATGCCGATCGTCGGAATGGAGAGGCTGGTGGTAATGTCCGCGGCGATTTCGCTCGGGATGCCTTCCAGCACAACGCTATAGGCGCCCGCGCGCTCGAGCGCTTGGGCGTCCGCAAGCAAGCGCGCCGCACCCCCCGGCTCGCGGCCTTGCACTTTGAAGCCGCCCATTTGGTGGAATGACTGGGGTGTGAGGCCGATGTGGCCCATCACTGGAATGCCTGCGGTAACCAAGCGCGCGACGAGCTCGGCATGCACCGCGCCGCCCTCGAGCTTGACCGCGTGGCAGCCACCTTCCTTCATCAAGCGCCCGGCATTGGTCAGGCCTTGCTCCACCGACACCTGATACGACATAAACGGCATGTCGCCAACCACGTGGGCGCGCTTGGCAACGCGCGCGACCGCGCGGCAATGATAGATCATCTCATCCATGGTAACCGCGAGCGTGTTCTCGGCGCCGGCGACCACCATGCCTAGCGAGTCGCCGACTAAGAGCACGTCGACGCCCGCGGCATCGAGCAATTTGGCAAAGGTGGCGTCGTAGGCGGTGAGGACCGAGATTTTTTCGCCCGCCTGCTTTTGGGCGCGCAGCGAGGCGATGGTGACGCGGCTCATGCCATGGGCTTACAGCGAGATGACCTTGAACACAATCTCCACCGGGCGAATCCCCCCCGGGAGAATCACGCCCGAACGGTGCACGGGGAGCCTCGTGGGCGTGGTGGTCGCGCCGGTTGGCCCGGGTGGCGTGATGGTTGGTAGCCTTATCGTCTTGGCCGCCGCTGCAAGACAGTCCGTGCCGGCGCCAAGTTGCTCCGTTTTTGCATTGAAACTAATAGCGGCTCGCGCGGTGGTGCCACCGCTGGCGATCTTGACCTCATAGACGACCATCGGCGTGGCGAGCGTGCATTTGCGAAGGGCGGACAAATGTGGCGTCACGATGGCCTCGGCTTGCGCCACGGTTAGCCCCGTCGCGCGGATGTCGCCCCGCGCGGCCAGCGGTGTAACAAAGGCGGCAATCGCGGCTAGGCGCTGCCTTAGGTCCGCGCGATCGGCGCCGCTGGTGGTGTGGCCTCCAGCGCATGAAGCGCCACGCGGGTCATGGATAACGACTCAGCGTAGCTTTCGATCGTGCGATACATGATGGCCTGAACCAGGTGTTCGTAGGGCACCGCGATGGTTGGCACCTCGGTTTGGGCGGTGCCAAGATAGGCTCGTCTCCATCCCGTCAGCCGTGAGTCAACGCTGAGCGCGGCAAGCGCGGCCTTTTCGCCCTCGATCTGACCCGCCGCCAACTCCGCAAACACGGCGACCGCCCACGCGGCGCTGCCTGAGCGTTGCAGCTGATGCGAACGCGCAAAGGCCTCGTGCGCCTGCCGCCATCGCCCCAGCAGCGCCAGGCTCTCGCCTATAAGAAACCAGCCATTTGCCGTCTCATCCCCCCGACGCATCGCGCGCTGCAACAACGCGAGCGCGGCCTCGGGTTGCCCATCGCGTGCCAAACATTGGGCATGCATCATCAAGGCACCTTCGGCCTCGCGCGCGACGAGGCGCCCGCCTTCGGCGCTTGGCAGCGTGGCCAAGATCGTATGACAGGCCGCAAACTGAGCGGTACGAAAATAGGCTTCTCCCAATTTCAGGCGCACCGATGGTGATGGCGCGGAGATCGCCGCGAGTTGTTTCGCGGCGCCTCTCACGTCGACAAGGCGTTGGCTGCTTAGGGCGACCCGCAGCGTATATGCGAGTTGCTCGCCGGCGCCATCGCGCGGCTCCCAAAATGGCGCGCGCTGCATGGCGACAAAGGCTGGAGTCACGTCCCTGCGTTGCCACATCGGCACGTCGCCCCATCCCTCCCAAGGTGCAGCCAAAAGGCCAAGCGCGACGCCTAGCAGGGCGAGACACCGTACGATCGCAGCTCGCATTTAGCCATCGTGGCATGTTGCGCGCATGCGCGCAAGCGTGAGCCCTTACCGGGCGGCGCGGGTGAGGCGCGTGATGTGGGCGCGCGCTTGCGGCGCGAACTGCGGGTTGGCGCCAGATTCGACAAAGGTGGTGAAGGCGATGCGCGCCAAATCACCGTGGCCTAGCGCATCGAGCGCAACCCCATAGTAATAGAACACCTCGCCTTCGGGCACATAAAAGGTATCGCCGCGATCGATGCTAACCTTGTACTCTTCTAGTGCCGACTTGCCGAGGCCGCGTATAACATCGCGCGCCTCGTCGACATAGCCCGCGCGATCGAGCGCGACCGCGAGGCCGTAGGCGCTGCTTGGTTCGCGCGAAAGGCTGACCGCCACGCGATACTCGTCGATCGAAGCGTCGAGCGACGAGTCCATCATGAGCACCTCGGCGAGGTTGAGATGTAATACCGAGGGCGAGCCAAGATATGCGCCTAGATCGCCCAAGGCGATGAGCTTGCGGTAGTCCTGCGCCGCCAGCGCAAGCTGATCGCCACCGACCTTGGTGCGCAGGATCGCGCGCTGAAACGTCGCCGCGAAGGTGCGTTCGTCGCCGGGCGCGAGGTCGAAATAAGCTTGCCAATGCGTGAGGGCTTCGAGCGCCAACGCTCGATCCTCCGCCGTGGCGCACGTCGGCGTGCACACTGCCATGATATGCGTGATGATGCCCGCGAGGCGGAGATGCGCGATCGGTTCGTCCGGCCAAATGGCAGCCATTTGTCGATAGTGTTCGTAGACGCGCGCCACGACGCTGGCGCGGGGAATTTCTGACAACCTACCCAGCAGCTGGTCGCCCAGGCGCGTGGCATCTGCCAAGGCCGCCGCCTTTGGGTCCAACATGCGTTGCCAAAACGATGCCCGTTCGGCGGCCACTGGGGAGGCCAGGGCCGCCACTAGCAATCCAACCGCACAAAAATACTGCAGCCGCACGCCCCATTGTACCACCGCTGCCACCCCCGAGTTACGCGCCCCCAAATAATCCGGAACCGGGCACCCTGGCTGGTTGTCTGATGGCCAAATGCGCCTAACCCACCTAGCATCAATAATACTCCTTGCTACGACGGCGTGCGCCAAATCGGGCACGACCCCCGCGCCGGCGCCTGCACAGGCTCCGCCTAGCGAGCCTCCCACAGGTGCGGTAGCGGAGATTTCGACCATGACTAGTGCTGACCTGGTGGCCAGCGACACGCGCCATGCCGGCACCGCTGAC containing:
- a CDS encoding M20/M25/M40 family metallo-hydrolase encodes the protein MLIDGVAVDNTQWTPLLASANGVAAGKPTRAGWGRGLPGKGVASDYDKLSVKDGVVLVHRFAPAQAAGDGAAASTSASTSHAAPASGDFASKLRTARTQGAKAIIIVDDGDPGAKEAALPELVGTRSGADAGIIAIAATRALARQLDAAKTIELRVELVAKKVTTHNLIGKLRATSASGGRGPAIVIGAHLDHLGYGGAASLAPGRAIHPGADDNASGVAVMLEVARRLAASTAPRERDIYFVAFSAEEMGVLGSTYFVKHAGIKFAAMINMDMVGRMRANALTVLGADSAKEWQRLVTTVRGGKRYL
- a CDS encoding PD40 domain-containing protein — translated: MNATVTSATCLLAAMGLACAGKAPGPKPRPAPAASPTAAPTDDDAPGLAAADVDMLRDPKEVHLANLRQLTFGGENAEAYWSFGGEALSFQTTRAGMGCDQIMTMNVTGDVTPQLASTGTGRTTCAHYAAGDGEIIYASTHHLAPECPKPPDMSKGYVWALYDYEIFKAKPGSATPIALTNSPGYDAEATVCGKDGSIIFTSTRDGDLELYRMDGDGKNVARLTHDAGYDGGAFFSPDCSQIVWRASRPQGAALADYQALLRENLVRPTQLELWVANADGSDARQITYLGVASFAPFFHPNGRRILFSSNYPDPKGREFNLFAINRNGTGLEQITFAAGFDGFPMFSPDGKTLAFSYNRRDVQTLADGSTVYRATGAPAGPNDTNVFLADWVDEVGPDSGAGGVDGATDGLAKKEIVVPHVAHKIADAADAIASTVRALAHPAMEGRGVGTAGLEKSIGLVELHFSTLKLTPAGAQGFRQPFEVTVAMERAPTSTFADRWRRR
- a CDS encoding PDZ domain-containing protein, producing MPFYIAGVPVLHFFTGSHLDYHRPSDVFGTINFAGAAVVAHVVADLAQQLVGGARGKLTLVKSKAPPPQGGVRGISASLGTIPSYNDDPSAPVGMLVSDVIPGGAAANAGVRAGDRIIKLDEVAIRNVEDLMAVLSAAKPGTQVRITVRRGEASMVLSGTYGAPRNPAPSASR
- a CDS encoding pantoate--beta-alanine ligase, which gives rise to MASYQIIREPAAMQAFAEAARARGQRLAVVPTMGYLHEGHLSLLREARRRADVVILTIFVNPTQFGANEDLSRYPRDEAGDLAKAASCGLDIAFCPDATAMYPAGSQTFVTVRELQVPMCGVTRPEHFTGVATVVAKLFNLTRPHVALFGEKDFQQLAVIRRMAADLNFNVEVAGMPIVREPDGLAMSSRNVYLTPAQRIVAISLSQGLRAAQARYAAGERDAAALRAAALAPMAAHGAALTLDYLDVRDAATLAAVDVVAGPTVIAVAAFVGATRLIDNIVLA
- the panB gene encoding 3-methyl-2-oxobutanoate hydroxymethyltransferase → MSRVTIASLRAQKQAGEKISVLTAYDATFAKLLDAAGVDVLLVGDSLGMVVAGAENTLAVTMDEMIYHCRAVARVAKRAHVVGDMPFMSYQVSVEQGLTNAGRLMKEGGCHAVKLEGGAVHAELVARLVTAGIPVMGHIGLTPQSFHQMGGFKVQGREPGGAARLLADAQALERAGAYSVVLEGIPSEIAADITTSLSIPTIGIGAGAGCDGQVLVVYDMLGMDASFKPKFVRRYADVGSTITDATARYIADVRAGAFPAETESFAARPTGGTDAAPYSSPASPAGASKA